Part of the Deltaproteobacteria bacterium genome is shown below.
CGCTCGGCAGAGCGCGCGCGTACTCCGCGGCGGAGGAAGCGCTCGTCGCGGAGCAGCTGCGCAAGCTCGGGTATCTCGAGTGAGCGCGCAGCGCGAACGCACGGCGCGCCACGCCGTACGCGACATCGGCGCCGGCTTGTTGTGGAAGCAACGGCATCGCTTCTCCGAGCGTGCTCGGCTGGCGCCTCGCGCGGAGCCCGCGACGAACGTCGCGCTGCGCAAGCTCGCGCCGCGGCTCGCGGAGTAGGCGCGATGCGACTCGCGCTGCTCGCTGCGTTTCGCTTCCCCGCGCCGCAAGGCTCGCAGCGCTATGCGGACGAGCAGGCGCGCGCGCTCGCCGCGGCCGGCGCCGACGTCACGCTGTTTTGTTATGGGCGCGGCGACGGGCGCGACACCGGCGCGCTCCAGCTCGTGCGCAGCGCGCCGTGGCTCGCGCCGGCAAAACCGTCCGCACGGCTCGACTTGCGCAAACTGCCGAGCGACGCGTCGCTGATGCGCGCGCTCGTTCGTGCGCACCGCGAGCGCGCGTTCGATGCCGTGCTCGCGCACAACGCCGAGGCCGCGCTGCTCGCCCTCGCGCTGCGCCCGCTGCTGCGGGCGCCGGTCGTCTACGTCGCGCACACGCTGTGGGAGATCGAGCTCTCGGCGTACCTCCCGAGCGCGCGCGCGGTCGCTCGCCTCACGCGCGCGCCTGGCGCTGCGCTCGATCGGGCGCTCGCGAGTCGCGCCGACGCAACGCTCGTGCTCTCGCGCGCAGCGGAGGCTGCGCTGCGCCCCCACGTGCGCGCGCCCCTGCTGCGGGTTCCGCCGGGCTGGACGCGCGAGCGCGCTCCGGACGCGGATGAAGTCGAGGACGTGTGCCGGCGCCACGAGCTCACGCCGGGGGACTACGCGATCTACACGGGCAACCTCGACGCTTATCAGGATCTGCCCGAGCTCGACGCCGCTGTCGGCGAGCTCGCGCCGCGCAAGATCGTCGTCGCCACGCACGACTCGCGGCGCGCGAGCTTCCGGCATCTCACCGTGCTGCGCGTCGCCTCGCCCGAGGAATCGCGGCTGCTCGTGTACGGCGCACGCTGCGCGGTCGTGCCGCGCCGCCACGTGGGCGGCTTCCCGATCAAGCTGCTGCAATACCTCGAGGCGAGCCGAGCCGTCGTCGCGCGCGCGCCGCTCGCCGACACGCTCGCGCACGGCGAATCGGCGTGGTTGTTGGGCCGGGATGCCGCCGCAGGCGAGCTCGCGACCGCGATCGCGCGCGTCTACGACGACTCCGCGCTCGCGGCGCAGCTCGGAGCGGGTGGTCAGCGCGCGTTGCTGAAGGCGCACGACTGGCCCGCGCTCGCGACCGACACGCTCGATCTCGCGCGCGAGGCGATCGCGCGCGGGCGCTAGCCGCGCGGCTTCAGCGCGATCGTCGCGATCATCCCGAAGATCGAGGTCGCGTAGGCGACGCCGATCAGCGCGGTGAGCAGCCCGCCTGGAATGTTGGTGTGAAAGTCGCCGCCAGGTTCGAGCAGCTTTCCGAAGAAGCTCCCGTAGAGGCCACCCATCGTCGCCGCCCACGCCGCCGCGAAGGCGGCGCGGCGGCGCAGATCGTCCGCACGGAACCAGAGCGCGCCCGCGATCAGGCCGCCGCCGATCAAGTAGTCGTCGAGCACGAACGGCAGCGGCCGCCCTTGGCCCCAGCTGCGGAGCGTCTCGCCGAGAATCAGCGAAGCGCCGAGCGTGATCGCGAGGCCCTTCAGCAGCTTCTCCACGCGCGCGCCTCCGGTTACTTCTCGCGCTTGCCCGCCTCGCGGATCACCTCGTTCGGTGCGTCGTGGAACACGGTGCGCCCGATCGCGCTGGTCTGGCCCGCGTCGACCACGAGGGTGTGCGCAGTGACGTAACGCGCTTCCTCACTCGCGAGGTAGAGCAGCGCGTTCGCGATGTCGCTCGGCATGCCCGCGATCCCGAGCGCCGAGCCCGCCTTGATCTGCTGCTCGGTCTTCGCCGTCGCGTTCGGATCACCCGTAATGACTGAGCTCGTCATCGCCGTGACGGTGTTGCCCGGCGCGACCGCGTTCACGCGAATGCCGAGCGGCGCGAGCTCCGACGCAACGGACTTGGTGAGGCCGACGACCGCATGCTTCGCCGCGGTGTAGGCGTGCGGGCCGAGACCACCGACGACGCCCGCGGTGCTCGCGATCGAGAGAATCGCGCCCGTCTTGCGCGGGCTCATCACGCGCGAAGCGTGCTTCATGCCGAGGAACACGCCGCGCAGCAGCACCGCGATCGTCTTGTCCCACTGCTCGGCGCTGGTGTTCGCGATCGGCCCCACCGCGCCCACGATGCCGGCGTTGTTCACCATCACGTCGAGCTGACCGAACGCGCTCACCGCGAGGTCCACCGCCGCGGCGACGTCCGCCTCCTTCGTCACGTCGCAGCGGATGAATCGCGCGCGCTCGCCGAGCTGCGCGGCGACCTTCGCGCCCGCTTCCTCCTGGAAGTCCGCGACGACGACGCGCGCACCGTTCGCCACGAACACGCGCGCGGTCTCGGCGCCGATGCCCGACGCCGCGCCCGTAACAACCACCACCTTGCCTTCGAGTCGCCCTGCCATCTCGTCCTCCTTTGCGCGCCGCGCGCGCGTCAGTCGTTCCAACGCTCCAGCAGCTGCTCGAGCCGCTTCGCGTTCTCTTCTTCCGTCTTGGCCAGCTCGGCGAGCGCATCCTGCGCCGCCTTCGCGAGCGCGAGGGCCGCAGCGAGTGCGCGCCACACGTCGGCGCCCTGGCGCTCCGCGGCCGCTTGCAGCGCGATCTGCTCGCGCAGCGCGAGGCCGACGAACAGCGAGTCGTAGATCCGGCGCGCTTCTTCTTGCAGCGCATCGAGCTTCGCGTGCCGTGCCGGCGTCAGCGGGAACAGCGCATCCGCGCGCCGTGCGATCTCTTCTTCGCCGCGAGCGCACGCGAGCAGAGCGCCCGCATGTTGGGGCGCTTGCTTCGCCCACGCTTCGTAGCGCTGTCCCGCGAGCCGCTCGAGGCGCGCCATGAACACAGGCCGCTCGTCGCCGTCGAGCCTGCGCGTGAGCGGCGCGAGCAGCAGCCTGAGGCTCGGCGCTGCCTTGCGCGCAGCCTCGAGGCTCGCGCTCACAGCAGGCCGCCCTCCGGCGCGGCGATCGCGCGCTGGTTGTAGAGCATCTTGCGCAGCGCCTCTTGCTCTGGCTTCGAGAGCGAGCCGGGGTCCATGCGCAGGTCGCTGCCGACGGCCATGCCGCGCTGCACGCCCGGTCGCCCTGATAACTCGGCGTGCCAGCGCTTGAAGTACTTGAAGTCGTCGAGGTTCTGCCCGTGA
Proteins encoded:
- a CDS encoding glycosyltransferase — translated: MRLALLAAFRFPAPQGSQRYADEQARALAAAGADVTLFCYGRGDGRDTGALQLVRSAPWLAPAKPSARLDLRKLPSDASLMRALVRAHRERAFDAVLAHNAEAALLALALRPLLRAPVVYVAHTLWEIELSAYLPSARAVARLTRAPGAALDRALASRADATLVLSRAAEAALRPHVRAPLLRVPPGWTRERAPDADEVEDVCRRHELTPGDYAIYTGNLDAYQDLPELDAAVGELAPRKIVVATHDSRRASFRHLTVLRVASPEESRLLVYGARCAVVPRRHVGGFPIKLLQYLEASRAVVARAPLADTLAHGESAWLLGRDAAAGELATAIARVYDDSALAAQLGAGGQRALLKAHDWPALATDTLDLAREAIARGR
- a CDS encoding glucose 1-dehydrogenase — encoded protein: MAGRLEGKVVVVTGAASGIGAETARVFVANGARVVVADFQEEAGAKVAAQLGERARFIRCDVTKEADVAAAVDLAVSAFGQLDVMVNNAGIVGAVGPIANTSAEQWDKTIAVLLRGVFLGMKHASRVMSPRKTGAILSIASTAGVVGGLGPHAYTAAKHAVVGLTKSVASELAPLGIRVNAVAPGNTVTAMTSSVITGDPNATAKTEQQIKAGSALGIAGMPSDIANALLYLASEEARYVTAHTLVVDAGQTSAIGRTVFHDAPNEVIREAGKREK